Proteins encoded by one window of Synechococcus sp. WH 7805:
- the psbQ gene encoding photosystem II protein PsbQ, giving the protein MLSALRRLAAFCLCLALCFGLAACSGGANAKPATISPDDMAVIRRQVEGFTAAKERLPELAQLVNQRDWTFTRNLIHGPMQEVGREMLYINQRLLPQDRDQANALAADLKEAMADLDEAARLQDGARLQKAYVAVATGFSNYSKVIPAQALS; this is encoded by the coding sequence ATGCTGAGCGCCCTGCGTCGCCTTGCTGCGTTCTGCCTCTGTCTCGCTCTCTGCTTCGGCCTGGCCGCTTGCAGTGGCGGTGCCAATGCCAAGCCTGCCACCATCAGTCCTGACGACATGGCGGTGATTCGTCGCCAGGTTGAGGGATTCACAGCGGCCAAAGAGCGCCTTCCGGAATTGGCCCAACTTGTGAATCAGCGCGACTGGACCTTCACGCGCAATCTGATCCACGGGCCGATGCAAGAAGTAGGCCGCGAGATGCTGTACATCAACCAGCGCCTACTTCCCCAGGATCGTGACCAGGCCAATGCTCTGGCCGCTGACCTCAAAGAGGCCATGGCCGATCTCGACGAAGCAGCCCGTCTTCAGGATGGTGCTCGCCTCCAGAAGGCCTATGTGGCCGTGGCCACCGGCTTCTCCAACTATTCCAAGGTGATCCCTGCCCAAGCTCTGAGCTGA
- a CDS encoding Tic20 family protein, whose amino-acid sequence MSIPPWQRFLGLLAYLLPWSDAIPFGRHLMGQFPWLQWLTLPALPIALLEQGIPFGNLLIFFLLFLAVVRNPAVPYFIRFNTLQALLVDIIVVLLGYAFMILLQPLGSGLMLRTLSSTVVIAVLAVVIFALVECIRGREPDLPGLSQAVRMQLF is encoded by the coding sequence ATGTCCATCCCTCCCTGGCAACGGTTCCTGGGTCTACTGGCGTACTTACTCCCCTGGAGTGACGCGATTCCCTTCGGACGTCACCTGATGGGGCAATTTCCTTGGCTGCAGTGGCTGACGCTGCCCGCTCTGCCGATCGCTCTCCTCGAGCAGGGAATCCCCTTCGGCAACCTTCTGATTTTCTTCCTGCTGTTCCTGGCCGTGGTCCGCAACCCGGCTGTGCCTTATTTCATTCGCTTCAACACGCTGCAGGCGTTGCTGGTGGACATCATCGTTGTGCTGCTCGGGTATGCCTTCATGATTCTCCTGCAGCCTTTGGGCAGCGGTTTGATGCTGAGAACCCTCTCCAGCACTGTGGTAATTGCCGTGCTGGCCGTGGTGATTTTCGCTCTCGTGGAATGCATCCGCGGCCGAGAGCCAGATCTGCCGGGCTTGAGCCAAGCTGTACGAATGCAGCTCTTCTGA
- a CDS encoding shikimate dehydrogenase, with the protein MISGTTGLIGLLGQPVRHSLSPVMQNAALEAMGLDWRYLALPCAESDLECVLTGLRAVNCRGLNVTIPHKQAVASYCTDLSALASRLQAVNTLIPTDNGGWHGHNTDVEGFLAPLQTAAEAWNNSTAIVLGCGGSARAVVAGLQQLPLKAIHIAGRRDAALAAFLNDLRQTVGEERVPLFGMPLERSRVRELLDQACLVVNTTPLGMEGHQNGSSMPLDREIWTDLTSSTTLYDLIYTPRPTPWLSLGAERGCRTIDGLEMLIQQGAASLRRWSGCSDVPVEVMREAALDSLASTRR; encoded by the coding sequence ATGATCAGCGGAACCACCGGTCTGATCGGCCTGCTGGGGCAACCGGTGCGTCACTCGCTTTCGCCGGTGATGCAGAACGCCGCCCTCGAGGCCATGGGGCTTGATTGGCGTTACCTGGCTTTGCCGTGTGCGGAGTCCGATCTGGAGTGTGTGCTGACCGGCCTCAGAGCCGTGAACTGCCGCGGACTGAACGTGACCATCCCGCACAAACAAGCCGTGGCGTCCTACTGCACGGATCTAAGTGCTCTGGCCTCGCGTCTCCAAGCCGTGAACACCCTCATCCCCACCGACAACGGCGGGTGGCATGGTCACAACACCGACGTTGAGGGATTCCTGGCGCCTCTTCAGACTGCGGCGGAGGCTTGGAACAACAGCACAGCGATCGTGCTGGGCTGCGGTGGCAGTGCCCGTGCCGTGGTGGCAGGGCTTCAGCAACTGCCTCTGAAGGCCATTCACATCGCCGGACGACGGGATGCAGCCCTGGCTGCCTTCCTGAACGATCTGCGCCAAACCGTCGGAGAGGAGCGGGTCCCTCTGTTTGGCATGCCCCTCGAAAGAAGCCGGGTTAGGGAGCTCCTCGATCAGGCTTGCCTTGTGGTGAACACAACCCCGCTGGGGATGGAGGGACACCAGAACGGTTCAAGCATGCCCCTCGATCGGGAGATCTGGACCGATCTCACGTCCAGCACAACCCTTTACGACCTCATCTACACGCCAAGGCCCACGCCTTGGTTGTCGCTGGGAGCAGAACGAGGTTGCCGCACGATTGATGGCTTGGAGATGCTCATCCAACAGGGCGCAGCATCCCTTCGCCGCTGGAGCGGTTGCTCGGACGTGCCGGTGGAGGTCATGCGCGAGGCGGCTCTCGACAGCCTTGCCTCGACAAGACGCTGA
- the dnaK gene encoding molecular chaperone DnaK has translation MGKVVGIDLGTTNSCVSVMEGGKPTVIANAEGFRTTPSVVAYTKNQDQLVGQIAKRQAVMNPDNTFYSVKRFIGRRVDEVNEESKEVSYSVEKAGSNVKVKCPVLEKQFAPEEVSAQVLRKLAEDAGKYLGETVTQAVITVPAYFNDSQRQATKDAGKIAGLEVLRIINEPTAAALAYGLDKKSNERILVFDLGGGTFDVSVLEVGDGVFEVLSTSGDTHLGGDDFDKVIVDHLADSFKANEGIDLRQDKQALQRLTEAAEKAKIELSSATQSEINLPFITATPEGPKHLDLTLTRGKFEELASNLIDRCRIPVEQALKDAKLSSSELDEIVMVGGSTRIPAVLELVKRTTGKDPNQTVNPDEVVAVGAAIQGGVLAGEVKDILLLDVTPLSLGVETLGGVMTKMITRNTTVPTKKSETYSTAVDGQTNVEIHVLQGEREMASDNKSLGTFRLDGIPAAPRGVPQIEVTFDIDANGILSVTAKDKGSGKEQSISITGASTLSDSEVDKMVKDAEANASADKEKREKIDLKNQAETLVYQAEKQMGELGDKVDADAKAKVEEKRTKLKEATEKEDYDAMKTLLEELQQELYTVGASVYQQAGAEAGAAPGGDAGAGADAASGSSDAGDDVIDAEFTETK, from the coding sequence ATGGGAAAAGTTGTCGGCATTGATCTCGGAACCACCAACAGCTGTGTGTCGGTGATGGAGGGCGGCAAGCCCACCGTGATCGCCAACGCCGAGGGCTTCCGCACCACGCCATCGGTGGTGGCGTACACCAAGAACCAGGATCAGCTGGTGGGTCAGATCGCCAAGCGTCAGGCGGTGATGAATCCAGACAACACTTTTTATTCGGTGAAGCGCTTCATCGGCCGGCGGGTCGATGAAGTGAATGAGGAATCCAAGGAAGTGAGCTATTCGGTCGAGAAGGCCGGCTCGAATGTGAAGGTGAAGTGCCCGGTTCTCGAGAAGCAATTTGCTCCTGAAGAGGTCAGCGCTCAGGTGCTGCGCAAGTTGGCTGAAGACGCCGGCAAGTACTTGGGTGAAACCGTGACCCAGGCAGTGATCACTGTTCCTGCTTACTTCAACGACTCCCAGCGTCAGGCCACCAAGGATGCCGGCAAGATCGCCGGTCTCGAGGTGCTGCGCATCATCAACGAGCCCACCGCCGCTGCTCTTGCCTACGGCCTCGACAAGAAGAGCAACGAGCGCATCCTGGTGTTTGACCTCGGCGGCGGCACCTTCGATGTGTCCGTGCTCGAAGTGGGCGACGGAGTGTTCGAGGTGCTCTCCACCTCCGGTGACACCCATCTGGGTGGTGATGACTTTGACAAGGTGATCGTCGATCACCTGGCCGACAGCTTCAAGGCCAACGAAGGTATTGATCTGCGTCAGGACAAGCAGGCTCTTCAGCGTCTGACCGAAGCGGCTGAAAAAGCCAAGATCGAGCTCTCCAGTGCTACGCAGAGCGAGATCAATCTGCCGTTCATCACGGCCACTCCCGAGGGACCCAAGCATCTCGATCTCACCCTCACCCGTGGAAAGTTCGAAGAGCTCGCCTCCAACCTGATCGACCGCTGCCGCATTCCTGTGGAGCAGGCGCTGAAGGACGCCAAGTTGTCCTCCAGCGAGCTCGACGAGATTGTGATGGTGGGTGGTTCCACCCGCATCCCCGCTGTGCTGGAGCTGGTCAAGCGGACCACCGGCAAGGACCCCAATCAGACGGTGAATCCTGATGAGGTGGTGGCTGTGGGTGCTGCCATTCAGGGCGGTGTCCTCGCCGGTGAAGTGAAGGACATCCTTCTTCTGGATGTCACCCCACTGTCCCTGGGTGTGGAAACCCTCGGTGGTGTGATGACCAAGATGATCACCCGCAACACCACGGTTCCTACCAAGAAGTCCGAGACCTACTCCACGGCCGTGGACGGCCAGACCAATGTGGAGATTCACGTGCTCCAGGGTGAGCGCGAGATGGCCTCCGATAACAAGAGCTTGGGAACCTTCCGCCTCGATGGAATTCCTGCAGCTCCCCGCGGCGTGCCCCAGATCGAAGTGACCTTCGACATCGACGCCAACGGCATTCTCAGCGTCACCGCCAAGGACAAGGGCAGCGGTAAGGAGCAGTCCATCTCCATCACCGGTGCCTCCACCCTCAGTGATTCCGAAGTGGACAAGATGGTGAAGGATGCGGAAGCCAACGCCAGTGCTGACAAGGAGAAGCGCGAGAAGATCGACCTGAAGAATCAGGCTGAAACTCTTGTGTATCAGGCCGAAAAGCAGATGGGCGAGCTCGGCGACAAGGTGGATGCGGATGCCAAAGCCAAGGTTGAAGAGAAGCGCACCAAGCTCAAGGAGGCCACCGAGAAGGAGGACTACGACGCGATGAAGACTCTGCTCGAGGAACTTCAGCAGGAGCTCTACACCGTGGGTGCTTCTGTCTACCAACAGGCCGGTGCGGAAGCCGGCGCTGCACCTGGTGGCGATGCTGGTGCCGGAGCCGATGCAGCCAGCGGATCATCAGATGCTGGTGATGATGTGATCGACGCCGAATTCACTGAAACCAAGTGA
- a CDS encoding FAD-binding oxidoreductase, translated as MGAGIVGTATSWHLRRLGHAVVLVDPSVASAVPQASNQRCLNGSTASLGVLMGHAFRRSSGRGWRLRQRSMALWPEWVVQLDDPTSPLSLQTPLVQLASSDEDAERMRQLAEARPHAGLRFLDEQTLTPAPHPWPRPGHGALLSERDGRVDPLGLLRALRRAFDAEGGATQATRVEHLQRSDAARGGRWQVITAEGDRFNVDAVVICSALGSSQLLEPLGHHRPMEAVLGQVLDLKLPNPHPGWTGWPAVLTCGGINLIPHGDQQLWLGATVEPGTVADSSLVSAMTTLNNQAPSWLLEAERIGQWQGLRARPQGRPAPLLETLEPGLILASGHYRNGVLLAPASAEWVGQQIDSPLLTGP; from the coding sequence ATTGGTGCCGGCATTGTCGGCACTGCCACGTCCTGGCATCTCAGGCGCCTGGGACATGCAGTGGTTCTGGTGGATCCCTCTGTGGCATCCGCCGTTCCGCAAGCATCGAACCAACGCTGCTTGAACGGAAGCACAGCGTCCCTCGGCGTGCTGATGGGCCATGCCTTTCGCCGTTCCAGCGGCCGGGGCTGGCGGCTTCGCCAACGAAGCATGGCGCTCTGGCCTGAATGGGTCGTGCAGCTTGACGATCCGACCTCACCACTCAGCCTTCAGACCCCTCTGGTTCAGCTGGCCAGCAGCGACGAGGACGCCGAACGCATGCGACAGCTCGCTGAAGCCAGACCGCACGCAGGGCTGCGTTTTCTTGACGAACAAACCTTGACGCCAGCACCGCATCCCTGGCCAAGGCCAGGCCATGGGGCTCTGCTGTCGGAACGGGACGGACGCGTGGATCCTCTGGGGTTGCTGCGGGCCCTGCGTCGTGCATTCGACGCGGAGGGTGGGGCAACTCAAGCAACCCGTGTTGAGCATCTGCAACGCTCCGACGCTGCCAGGGGAGGCCGATGGCAGGTGATCACAGCCGAGGGCGATCGCTTCAACGTTGATGCAGTGGTGATCTGCTCGGCCCTAGGCAGTTCGCAATTGCTTGAGCCCCTGGGACACCACCGACCGATGGAGGCTGTGCTGGGGCAGGTGCTGGATTTGAAACTGCCGAACCCTCACCCCGGCTGGACGGGATGGCCAGCTGTGCTCACTTGTGGCGGCATCAATCTGATCCCCCACGGCGATCAGCAGCTGTGGTTGGGAGCCACCGTGGAACCAGGCACGGTGGCTGATTCCTCCCTCGTGTCTGCGATGACAACGCTGAACAACCAGGCACCGTCATGGTTGCTTGAGGCGGAGCGGATCGGCCAGTGGCAAGGACTGCGGGCGCGCCCGCAGGGCCGCCCGGCACCGCTACTGGAGACACTGGAACCAGGCCTGATTCTGGCCTCAGGCCACTACCGGAACGGCGTGCTGCTGGCACCGGCCAGCGCCGAATGGGTGGGCCAGCAAATTGATTCACCATTGCTTACCGGTCCTTAA
- a CDS encoding O-antigen ligase, with translation MTVSLPMVKAWLDGEVPDSASIWGWRCFQLGLFLLPSSALLGGLLLFPALILGSLGRARPFWRDPWNAPLLLAGSLMVVGCFRSYSGVLAWAGLANWIPFFWGFWGFQPYLALPQSRRRCSLWLVAGSVPVVVTGLGQLWLGWQGPWQLFGGLIIWFVSAGGRPEGRLSGLFDYANIASAWLAMVWPLMLAALVQPGLNRTRRGVVLTVAASVVLSLVLTESRNGWGALVLAVPLVLGPPSWPWLLPLLALALLPVLVAVVPGLPPALQDPARTLVPEGVWARLSDAQYAGERALASTRLSQWGLALQLNAERPWFGWGAAAFSVIYPLRAGKWHGHAHNLPLELAISHGLPVAVLVVGLVLALLVVSLRRGLSTLFDRAWWTAVLVLVVLHATDLPFFDSRLNIAGWILLAGLRSGIANYKDINR, from the coding sequence ATGACTGTCTCCCTGCCCATGGTCAAGGCCTGGCTGGACGGAGAAGTTCCTGATTCGGCGTCCATTTGGGGATGGCGTTGCTTTCAGTTGGGGCTCTTTCTGCTGCCATCCAGTGCGCTGCTGGGTGGCCTTCTGCTCTTTCCGGCACTGATTCTGGGAAGCCTGGGCCGGGCGCGGCCGTTCTGGCGTGATCCCTGGAATGCGCCCTTGCTTCTGGCTGGATCGCTCATGGTGGTTGGTTGTTTTCGGTCGTATTCAGGCGTGCTGGCCTGGGCAGGTCTGGCCAACTGGATTCCCTTCTTCTGGGGGTTCTGGGGGTTTCAGCCCTACTTGGCTCTTCCGCAATCCCGCCGGCGCTGCAGTCTCTGGCTTGTGGCCGGGAGCGTTCCAGTGGTGGTGACCGGCCTGGGCCAGCTGTGGTTGGGATGGCAGGGACCCTGGCAGTTGTTTGGCGGCTTGATCATCTGGTTTGTGTCTGCCGGTGGCCGCCCTGAAGGACGATTGTCTGGACTGTTCGATTACGCCAACATCGCTTCGGCCTGGTTGGCGATGGTCTGGCCACTGATGCTCGCGGCGTTGGTTCAGCCCGGTCTCAACCGCACGCGTCGTGGGGTGGTTCTCACGGTGGCCGCGTCCGTGGTGCTGTCTCTGGTGCTCACAGAGTCCCGGAATGGCTGGGGAGCGCTGGTTTTGGCTGTTCCGCTGGTGCTCGGGCCGCCGAGTTGGCCTTGGCTGCTGCCTCTGCTTGCGTTGGCCCTGTTGCCTGTACTGGTGGCTGTTGTGCCGGGGCTGCCGCCTGCGCTCCAGGATCCCGCCCGTACGCTTGTGCCTGAGGGGGTCTGGGCTCGTCTCAGCGATGCGCAGTACGCCGGCGAGCGTGCTCTGGCGTCCACACGGCTCAGCCAGTGGGGGCTGGCCCTGCAGTTGAATGCGGAACGCCCCTGGTTTGGCTGGGGTGCTGCAGCTTTTTCAGTGATCTATCCCCTGAGAGCGGGTAAGTGGCATGGTCATGCCCACAATCTTCCGCTTGAACTGGCCATCAGCCATGGCTTGCCGGTGGCTGTGTTGGTGGTGGGTCTGGTGTTGGCGTTGCTGGTGGTGAGCCTGCGCCGTGGTTTGTCGACTTTGTTTGATCGAGCCTGGTGGACGGCCGTGCTGGTGCTGGTGGTTCTGCACGCCACGGATCTACCGTTTTTCGACAGCCGTCTAAATATTGCCGGTTGGATCCTGCTGGCGGGGTTACGCAGCGGGATTGCAAACTATAAGGATATTAATCGATGA
- the pstS gene encoding phosphate ABC transporter substrate-binding protein PstS produces MRRSFQARALTAIAGLTAGVSLAACSSGGGGGGGDQLKGSLSGAGASFPAAIYTRWFQELAPQGVRVNYQSVGSGAGVRQFQAGTVDFGASDAPMKPDDIAKVTRGVLQIPMTAGAIAVGYNFPGCELKLTQEQLAAIFLGKIKNYSEVGCDDKAITVVRRSDGSGTTYNFTKHLSAISDAWKNGPGTGKSVAWPTGVGAKGNEGVSAQLNQIDGGLGYVEVAYVKGKLKAAALANASGEQVKPTNESESTALASIDLGPDLIGGNPNPPKGYPIVTFTWILAYKEGNADKTELLQKAFNFMLSEKSQSQAPELGYVSLPAEVVEKSKAAVAQISK; encoded by the coding sequence ATGCGTCGTTCTTTTCAAGCCCGAGCGCTCACTGCCATCGCGGGACTCACCGCTGGCGTCAGCCTCGCCGCCTGCTCTTCAGGCGGTGGTGGTGGTGGCGGAGACCAACTCAAGGGCAGCCTCTCTGGGGCTGGCGCCTCGTTCCCCGCAGCCATCTACACCCGTTGGTTCCAGGAACTGGCTCCCCAGGGCGTCAGAGTGAACTATCAGTCGGTTGGTTCCGGCGCCGGTGTGCGTCAGTTCCAGGCGGGAACCGTGGACTTCGGAGCCTCTGATGCACCGATGAAGCCAGACGACATCGCCAAAGTGACCCGCGGGGTGCTGCAGATCCCAATGACCGCGGGCGCCATTGCCGTGGGCTACAACTTCCCTGGCTGCGAACTGAAGCTCACCCAGGAGCAACTGGCCGCCATCTTCCTTGGCAAGATCAAGAACTACAGCGAAGTTGGCTGTGATGACAAGGCCATCACTGTGGTCCGTCGTTCCGATGGCTCCGGCACCACCTACAACTTCACCAAACATCTCTCAGCCATCAGCGATGCCTGGAAGAACGGTCCTGGTACCGGCAAATCCGTGGCCTGGCCCACAGGCGTCGGTGCCAAGGGCAACGAAGGTGTCTCCGCCCAGCTCAATCAGATCGATGGTGGACTGGGCTACGTGGAAGTGGCCTACGTGAAAGGAAAGCTGAAGGCCGCTGCTTTGGCCAATGCATCCGGTGAGCAGGTGAAGCCCACCAACGAGAGCGAGAGCACAGCTCTGGCTTCGATCGACCTGGGTCCCGATCTAATCGGGGGCAATCCCAATCCTCCCAAGGGCTATCCGATCGTGACCTTCACCTGGATCCTTGCCTACAAGGAAGGCAACGCCGACAAGACCGAGCTTCTGCAAAAGGCCTTCAACTTCATGCTTTCGGAGAAGTCCCAGAGCCAGGCTCCGGAACTGGGCTACGTCTCCCTGCCGGCCGAGGTTGTGGAGAAATCCAAGGCTGCCGTGGCCCAGATCAGCAAGTGA
- the purU gene encoding formyltetrahydrofolate deformylase — protein sequence MSSVSSASVILHLICPDRPALVSDIAGWVAANGGNIRHADHHTDLEAGLFLSRIEWDVEGFGLPRDAIPLAVKALAERLGGDANVHFSDDHPRVAILVSKQNHCLLDLLWRARSGELPMQVPLVIGNHPDLEPCCADFGVPFVCVPVTKDSKPEAEATILNLLDEHQIDLAVLAKYMQVLSGDFLERFPEVINIHHSFLPAFKGAQPYHRAWERGVKLIGATAHYVTEELDDGPIIEQTIANISHRDEVGDLIRKGRDTERLALARALRLHLRRQVMVYRGRTAVFA from the coding sequence ATGTCATCTGTGTCTTCCGCTTCGGTCATCCTGCATCTGATCTGTCCGGATCGTCCGGCGCTCGTCAGTGACATTGCCGGCTGGGTGGCTGCCAATGGCGGCAATATTCGTCACGCCGACCACCACACGGATCTTGAGGCTGGATTGTTCCTAAGCCGGATCGAATGGGATGTTGAGGGGTTCGGGTTACCCAGGGATGCCATTCCTTTGGCGGTTAAGGCTCTGGCGGAGCGTCTGGGCGGTGACGCCAATGTTCATTTTTCCGATGACCACCCCCGGGTAGCAATCCTGGTCAGCAAGCAGAACCACTGTCTACTGGATCTGCTTTGGCGGGCACGCAGCGGGGAGCTGCCGATGCAGGTTCCCCTGGTGATCGGCAACCATCCCGACCTGGAACCCTGCTGCGCTGATTTCGGTGTTCCTTTCGTCTGCGTTCCCGTGACGAAGGACAGCAAGCCGGAGGCAGAAGCCACCATTCTCAACCTGTTGGATGAGCACCAGATTGATCTGGCTGTGCTTGCCAAATACATGCAGGTGCTGAGCGGAGATTTTCTGGAACGCTTTCCCGAGGTGATCAACATTCACCACTCCTTCCTGCCGGCCTTCAAGGGTGCGCAGCCTTATCACCGGGCCTGGGAGCGCGGTGTGAAGCTGATCGGAGCCACGGCGCACTACGTCACCGAAGAACTCGATGATGGGCCGATCATTGAGCAGACAATCGCCAACATCAGTCACCGTGATGAGGTGGGGGATCTGATTCGAAAAGGCCGTGATACTGAGCGGCTGGCCCTAGCCCGCGCCCTGCGTCTCCACCTTCGTCGTCAGGTGATGGTGTATCGCGGACGTACAGCTGTGTTTGCATGA